A portion of the Gossypium arboreum isolate Shixiya-1 chromosome 8, ASM2569848v2, whole genome shotgun sequence genome contains these proteins:
- the LOC108475169 gene encoding brassinosteroid-responsive RING protein 1-like, which yields MGFPVGYTEVFLPKLLVHTLSFLGFIRNLISTFFNFLGLTNFLETDAVWLENPTRTTPEHPPVSALLIREILPVVKYEELVIVGDPPESCVVCLYEFQGGEEIRWLRNCRHVFHRACLDRWMDHDKKTCPLCRTSFMPDELQDEFNQKLWAASGIADFYGKYSLVPGL from the coding sequence ATGGGGTTTCCAGTTGGTTACACTGAAGTTTTCTTGCCAAAACTCTTGGTTCACACGCTTTCCTTTCTGGGTTTCATCCGTAATCTGATCTCCACATTTTTTAATTTCTTAGGACTCACCAATTTCCTCGAAACAGACGCAGTCTGGCTCGAAAACCCAACCCGAACGACACCCGAGCATCCGCCCGTATCAGCTCTCCTGATCCGGGAGATACTTCCAGTCGTAAAGTACGAGGAGCTCGTCATCGTAGGGGACCCACCGGAGAGCTGTGTTGTTTGCTTGTACGAGTTCCAAGGTGGGGAAGAGATCAGGTGGTTGAGGAACTGTAGACACGTTTTCCATAGGGCATGTTTGGACCGTTGGATGGACCATGATAAGAAAACGTGTCCGCTTTGTAGGACGTCATTCATGCCCGATGAGTTGCAAGACGAGTTTAATCAAAAGCTCTGGGCTGCTTCTGGGATTGCTGATTTTTACGGCAAATACAGTTTGGTTCCAGGATTGTAG